One Ornithorhynchus anatinus isolate Pmale09 chromosome 2, mOrnAna1.pri.v4, whole genome shotgun sequence DNA segment encodes these proteins:
- the CCDC28A gene encoding coiled-coil domain-containing protein 28A isoform X1 — MEERKIKRKSPKSFSTHSTQVGNSKKTSMPVSRSTGFSNPASQSTSQRPKLKRGIKEKPKPQGGEGKGAQAAPIQHSFLTDVSDVQDMERGLLSLLNDFHSGKLQAFGNECSIEQMEHVRSMQEKLARLNLELYGELEELPEDKRKTASDSNLDRLLSDLEELNSSIQKLHLADTQDVPNTSTS; from the exons atggaagaaaggaaaataaagaggAAGAGTCCCAAATCCTTTAGTACCCACTCTACTCAGGTTGGTAATTCCAAGAAAACCTCCATGCCAGTAAGCAGAAGCACAGGATTTTCAAATCCTGCATCCCAATCAACCTCCCAAAGACCAAAGTTAAAAAG AGGGATAAAAGAAAAGCCCAAAcctcagggaggggaaggaaaaggtgcCCAGGCGGCTCCAATTCAACACTCCTTTCTCACAGATGTCTCAGATGTTCAAGACATGGAGCGGGGGCTCCTGAGCCTTCTCAATGATTTCCACTCTGGGAAACTTCAAGcatttg GAAATGAGTGTTCCATAGAGCAGATGGAACATGTGCGGAGCATGCAGGAGAAGTTAGCCCGCTTGAATTTGGAGCTCTATGGGGAGTTGGAGGAGCTTCCTGAGGATAAGAGAAAAACAGCAAGTGATTCAAATCTGGATAGGCTTTTGTCTGAT CTAGAAGAGCTGAATTCTTCTAT ACAGAAACTCCACTTGGCAGATACTCAGGATGTTCCAAATACTTCAACCAGTTAA
- the CCDC28A gene encoding coiled-coil domain-containing protein 28A isoform X2: MEERKIKRKSPKSFSTHSTQVGNSKKTSMPVSRSTGFSNPASQSTSQRPKLKRGIKEKPKPQGGEGKGAQAAPIQHSFLTDVSDVQDMERGLLSLLNDFHSGKLQAFGNECSIEQMEHVRSMQEKLARLNLELYGELEELPEDKRKTASDSNLDRLLSDDD, encoded by the exons atggaagaaaggaaaataaagaggAAGAGTCCCAAATCCTTTAGTACCCACTCTACTCAGGTTGGTAATTCCAAGAAAACCTCCATGCCAGTAAGCAGAAGCACAGGATTTTCAAATCCTGCATCCCAATCAACCTCCCAAAGACCAAAGTTAAAAAG AGGGATAAAAGAAAAGCCCAAAcctcagggaggggaaggaaaaggtgcCCAGGCGGCTCCAATTCAACACTCCTTTCTCACAGATGTCTCAGATGTTCAAGACATGGAGCGGGGGCTCCTGAGCCTTCTCAATGATTTCCACTCTGGGAAACTTCAAGcatttg GAAATGAGTGTTCCATAGAGCAGATGGAACATGTGCGGAGCATGCAGGAGAAGTTAGCCCGCTTGAATTTGGAGCTCTATGGGGAGTTGGAGGAGCTTCCTGAGGATAAGAGAAAAACAGCAAGTGATTCAAATCTGGATAGGCTTTTGTCTGAT GATGATTGA